A portion of the Maridesulfovibrio frigidus DSM 17176 genome contains these proteins:
- a CDS encoding ParA family protein → MRKIAVCLSKGGVGKTTTAVNLAHGLARRGKSVVLIDLDTQGQVSPYLGLQPKYCLTDVTRGVALEDCLVQARENLQVIAGGADLAILKEWISNKDMKREMALTELLEPLESMNFDYVIFDTSPGWDVLNINVFFYVDELVCPISLMPMTLNGVAEFIKNFKKVQKYREDIIIDHIVPTFLDGRVKQSEETLIQLQDHFGEIVREPIPVNVRLAESFGHGQTIFEYSPECTGAKMYEVLVRTVDEYARR, encoded by the coding sequence ATGCGGAAAATAGCCGTTTGTTTGTCAAAGGGCGGGGTAGGTAAAACTACTACCGCCGTTAACTTGGCTCATGGGCTGGCGCGGCGCGGTAAGTCTGTGGTGCTGATTGATCTGGATACCCAAGGGCAGGTGAGTCCGTATTTGGGTTTGCAGCCCAAATACTGTTTGACTGATGTGACTCGTGGTGTCGCGTTAGAAGATTGTTTGGTGCAGGCCCGGGAAAATTTACAGGTTATAGCGGGTGGGGCTGATTTGGCCATTCTTAAGGAATGGATATCTAACAAAGACATGAAGCGGGAAATGGCTCTTACAGAGCTGCTTGAGCCTCTTGAATCCATGAATTTTGATTACGTGATTTTTGATACATCGCCAGGTTGGGATGTTCTGAATATTAACGTGTTCTTTTACGTAGATGAATTGGTGTGTCCCATTTCTCTCATGCCTATGACTCTGAATGGAGTTGCGGAGTTCATTAAGAACTTCAAAAAGGTTCAGAAGTATCGTGAAGATATAATAATTGATCACATTGTCCCTACTTTTTTGGATGGCAGGGTGAAACAGTCGGAAGAGACTTTGATCCAGTTGCAGGATCATTTCGGTGAAATAGTGCGGGAACCAATCCCCGTTAACGTGCGACTGGCTGAAAGCTTTGGTCATGGACAGACTATTTTTGAATACTCTCCTGAATGCACAGGAGCTAAAATGTATGAAGTGCTGGTCCGCACGGTGGATGAATATGCCAGGCGGTAG